GTGCGATCGTGCTGGCTTTCCTGGCAGTGTTCGCCTACGCCGCCTGGCGTCTGAATGCCGCTTACTGGAAAGACGTCAAGTAAGCCCCTGGGCATTCGTTAGCATATGTGTCCGCGGTTTCGCGGACCTTCCAGAGTGGGCATACTTCAGGTGCCCACTCTTTTACTTTTTGTGCGCCCGCGTTGCGGCGGGCTGCTGATGGAGTTTGCAACATGATGGTTTTGTACTCGGGAACGACCTGCCCCTTCTCTCACCGCTGCCGCTTCGTGCTGTTCGAGAAGGGCATGGACTTTGAAATCCGCGACGTCGACCTGTACAACAAGCCGGAAGACATCAGCGTGATGAACCCGTACGGCCAGGTGCCGATCCTGGTCGAGCGCGACCTGATCCTGTACGAATCCAACATCATCAACGAGTACATCGACGAGCGCTTCCCGCATCCGCAGCTGATGCCGGGTGATCCGGTGGATCGCGCGCGCGTGCGCCTGTTCCTGCTCAACTTCGAGAAGGAGCTGTTCACGCACGTGTCCGTGCTCGAGAACCGCACGATCAAGGGCAACGACAAGGCGCTGGAAAAATCCCGCGCCCAGATTCGTGACCGCCTGACGCAGCTGGCGCCCGTGTTCCTCAAGAACAAGTACATGCTGGGCGACAACTTCTCCATGCTGGACGTGGCCATCGCTCCGCTGCTCTGGCGCCTGGACTACTACGGTATCGAGCTGAGCAAGAACGCCTCTCCGCTGCTGAAGTATGCCGAGCGCATCTTCTCCCGTCCGGCCTACATCGAGGCGCTGACGCCGTCCGAGAAGGTGATGCGCCGCTAAGGAGGCAAGCGCCATGTCCGAAGCACTCACGTCCACCCGTCCGTACATGATCCGTGCCTGGCACGAATGGTGTTCGGACAATGGCCTCACGCCTTATCTGCTGGTCAAGGTTGACCATACGGTTGCCGTTCCGCGCGAGTTCGTGCAAGACGGCGAGATCGTGCTCAACGTCGGCATGGATGCCACTGGCGGCCTAAGCCTGGGCAACGACGAAATCCGCTTCAAGGCCCGGTTCTCGGGCAAGGTGCGCGAGATCATTGTGCCGGTGGAGCGGGTTCAGGCAATCTATGCGCGGGAGACCGGGCAGGGCATGGGCTTCGAAGTACTGGAGCAGGATGGGGCGGGAGAGCCCATCGAGGCTGCGGAAGTAGGTGAGGCAGCCACGCCTGCGCCCGATCCGGCGGCAGCACCGCGGGCCGGGTTATCGGTGGTCGGCAAGTCCGAGGCCGAGGGGCCGTCGGACGCTGAGCCTGGCGGGCTGCCGACGGCTGCCGGGACGGCTGCGGCAGAAAGGTCGGCAACAGAGAAGGCACCCGTGAAGCCCGGCAAGGGCAGCACGCTCCGCGTCGTGAAGTAAGTGCATGTTCCCTCTGTTTTTCTGCATATAATGCACGCTTCGCCGGTTTAGCTCAGTTGGTAGAGCACCCGCCTTGTAAGCGGTAGGTCGTCAGTTCGAATCCGACAACCGGCACCAATTTACAATTCGATGGGCTTCAAGGAAGTCCGTTTACAGGCCAGTCTCCCGAGGGAACTGGCCTTTTTGTTGTCCGGTAAGCTGCGGCACACTAAACTGACATCCAATAGGATTGTTGGTATCGCTGTTGGCACTTCCCTACGGAGGGGGTCGCAAGTACCAACAGAACAGGTACCAACAGGAGGCCGCAATGTCATTGACCCCCGCCAAGGTGAAGAACCACGTATGGAGTGGAGCCCGCAAGTTTGACAAGCTGCCGGACGGCAATGGGCTGTGGCTGTTCGTTGGGGCAGCTGGCAAGTACTGGCGCATGCCGTACCGCTTCAACGGCAAGCAGCTCACCTATTCCATTGGCGTGTACCCAGAAGTCACGCTCGCAGAAGCCAGGGCCGCAAGGGATGCAGCCAAGAGGGAATTGGCCCAAGGGCTCGATCCTGGCCAGCAGAAGCGCATCCGCAAGCTGCAGAGGTACGAGGAGTCGGGCAACACCTTCCAGGCAGTGGCAAAGCGCTGGTTTGATCAATGGGCCGTGGACAAGGCAGAGGGCACCAAGGCGGCCAAGTGGAAGCGCCTGGAGCAGGACGTGTTCCCGCACTTCGGTTCGCTGCCGATCAGGGAGGTGACGACTCCCATGGTGGTGACCGCGGTGAAAACCGTGAACAAGCGCGGCGCCAGGGACGTGGCAGAGCGCATCCTCAACACTTGCGCGCAGGTGTTCCGCTACGCCGTTGCCCACAGTGATGCAGATCGCAACCCGGCGGTGGATGTGAGGCCTGCGGACATCCTGCCTGTTCACACGGTAAAGCACTTCGCCCGGGTGACAGAGCAGGGCCTGCCGGATCTTCTGCGGGCCGTGTACGGCTACTCTGGCCGCGGGGAGTGGCAGACCAGCTATGCGCTGCAGCTGCTGTGCCTGACGTTCGTACGCACGAGCGAGCTGATCGGCGGCCGGTGGGAAGAAGTCGATTGGGAGAATGCCCGCTGGACCATCCCTGCTGAGCGCATGAAGAAGGTGCGGGGCAGGCCGATGACCGATCACGTGGTGCCGCTGTGCTCCCAGGCGCTGGAGGTGCTGCGCAAGCTCCAGCAGATGCATGGTCACAGGGAATTCATCTTCTACAGCCAGCGCAGCGCCAGCCGGCACATGAGCGACGGCACCATGCTGCAGGCGCTGCATCGGATGGGCTACAAGGGAATCATGACTGGCCACGGGTACCGGGGGCTGGCTACCACCATTCTGGTCGAGCATGGCTTCCCCATCGAGTTGGTGGATCTGCAGCTATCCCACAAGGAGCGCAACAAGGTGCGGGCGGCCTACAACGATGCCGTTCACCTGCCCAAACGCGCTGAACTGATGCAGTGGTGGGGCGATTACGTCGCGACCTGCACGGCCGAGAACATCATCATGATGCCCAAGCGGGCGGCGGCCTGACCAGGTGAAACACGGGGCGGTACACCAACAGGGCTGTATCAGTACACTGGTTTTGTCTTATATACTAACTTTTTTCTTATTTATTTTATATTTCAAAGAAAAATGCAGGCATTTATATTTGGTGTCGATGCCTGTTATTTTTGAAAGTGGCCCATGTGGTACCCCCGCAAACCCCTGAAACCTCATGGTGCCGGGGTCAGTGCGTGCCCGGGCGATGGTAGCATTACAAATAATTACTCGGAGGCGCTCATGCAAAGATTCAGTTACTTGCTATTTGTGGTTTTGATCGCAGCATTCCTTGGTGGTTGTGCGCATCCGAATTTTGCTGGACTTGAAGGCAACGCGCTTAATTCTCGATATGGCCTGGAAGACAAGCGAAAGGCGGTTTTGGCAATCAAGGTTACCGATACCGTGCCTTCGAACGCTGCGGAGCAGCGGAAACTCTGGACGCAAAGATGTCACCAATATCTGACCTCTGAGCGTCCTTCGGAAGACACTCTCAAGGACGACTTGATCATGGCCGCGTACGCTCAAGGCTATGACGGGCTCACAGGCTTTTCCTATTCGACAGAGAGCGGGCTGTTGCGAAACTGTTGGACCGTTCACA
The DNA window shown above is from Brachymonas denitrificans and carries:
- a CDS encoding glutathione S-transferase N-terminal domain-containing protein; translation: MMVLYSGTTCPFSHRCRFVLFEKGMDFEIRDVDLYNKPEDISVMNPYGQVPILVERDLILYESNIINEYIDERFPHPQLMPGDPVDRARVRLFLLNFEKELFTHVSVLENRTIKGNDKALEKSRAQIRDRLTQLAPVFLKNKYMLGDNFSMLDVAIAPLLWRLDYYGIELSKNASPLLKYAERIFSRPAYIEALTPSEKVMRR
- a CDS encoding ClpXP protease specificity-enhancing factor, giving the protein MSEALTSTRPYMIRAWHEWCSDNGLTPYLLVKVDHTVAVPREFVQDGEIVLNVGMDATGGLSLGNDEIRFKARFSGKVREIIVPVERVQAIYARETGQGMGFEVLEQDGAGEPIEAAEVGEAATPAPDPAAAPRAGLSVVGKSEAEGPSDAEPGGLPTAAGTAAAERSATEKAPVKPGKGSTLRVVK
- a CDS encoding tyrosine-type recombinase/integrase, with translation MSLTPAKVKNHVWSGARKFDKLPDGNGLWLFVGAAGKYWRMPYRFNGKQLTYSIGVYPEVTLAEARAARDAAKRELAQGLDPGQQKRIRKLQRYEESGNTFQAVAKRWFDQWAVDKAEGTKAAKWKRLEQDVFPHFGSLPIREVTTPMVVTAVKTVNKRGARDVAERILNTCAQVFRYAVAHSDADRNPAVDVRPADILPVHTVKHFARVTEQGLPDLLRAVYGYSGRGEWQTSYALQLLCLTFVRTSELIGGRWEEVDWENARWTIPAERMKKVRGRPMTDHVVPLCSQALEVLRKLQQMHGHREFIFYSQRSASRHMSDGTMLQALHRMGYKGIMTGHGYRGLATTILVEHGFPIELVDLQLSHKERNKVRAAYNDAVHLPKRAELMQWWGDYVATCTAENIIMMPKRAAA